The following are encoded in a window of Candidatus Nitrosotalea sinensis genomic DNA:
- a CDS encoding fibronectin type III domain-containing protein — MINRKFLLFALFLVLVGAYASNSAQGAMTPVLTEYPTGLVATAVSPTQVNLSWTAPTQNYGKTIVGYKIEQEVGIGVYDTLVYNSGSTITAYSVTGLKTGTTYTYRVSAVYSDDTSSSASNPASATPTTTSKPTTSSIPGATMTNTQFDFVPPDGTALSGVIMSSDDYLSLQYKKDPRAVLLNPVPTAYPANNNLSNLLAYQANHLAADSIPAPLVAKAISDKGILLTWLPPLEQYGQKLLGYKVEVKNNQGLFQSIDDDTENSDTKYYVTGLDSNTTYTYRVSAVYPGTHSNPSNEATATTLAPVISTPQNQTVTPPPVTTPSQTPPQTTPTSTVNNVKFDLTAPDGTLLAGIVATQADYQQFVLIKDPRTILSNVNTTSFPINNNLAGLLRYQDLHPVQQQSIPTTTPVTNTSQPVQSNPPPPDNSAPDKTLVNGVLTSVVASGVVGIITWFVKTKVARKIAKDYHFTLEHVSSGTPQIRIRNSGETIEDCVILCGKDACVWVDTNLDRPRHVYEGSVSSAKLPEQYDDNPLVSVKSGKKILRRINLDEMAHG, encoded by the coding sequence ATGATAAATAGAAAATTTCTACTCTTTGCATTATTTCTTGTACTAGTTGGGGCATACGCGTCTAACTCTGCACAAGGTGCAATGACTCCTGTACTTACAGAATATCCAACAGGACTTGTTGCAACTGCAGTCTCTCCAACACAGGTAAATTTGTCATGGACTGCACCTACACAAAATTATGGAAAAACAATTGTGGGATACAAAATAGAGCAAGAGGTGGGAATAGGGGTATATGACACTCTGGTCTACAACAGTGGCAGTACCATCACAGCATATTCTGTGACCGGTCTTAAGACTGGCACCACATACACCTACCGGGTCTCTGCAGTATACTCTGACGATACATCCTCTTCTGCATCAAATCCCGCATCTGCAACGCCAACTACAACATCCAAGCCAACAACATCAAGTATCCCTGGTGCTACTATGACTAATACACAATTTGACTTTGTACCACCTGATGGAACTGCACTCTCAGGTGTCATCATGAGCTCTGATGATTATCTTTCATTACAGTACAAAAAAGATCCACGAGCAGTCTTGCTAAATCCAGTACCTACAGCATATCCTGCAAATAATAATCTCAGTAACTTGCTTGCATATCAGGCAAATCACCTTGCTGCTGATTCAATTCCAGCACCGCTTGTAGCAAAGGCAATCTCTGACAAGGGAATCCTCCTGACCTGGCTTCCACCGCTTGAGCAATATGGGCAGAAACTACTCGGATACAAGGTTGAAGTAAAAAACAATCAAGGACTCTTCCAGTCAATTGATGATGACACTGAAAACAGCGATACAAAATATTATGTGACAGGCCTTGACTCTAATACTACGTACACATATCGCGTATCTGCAGTATATCCTGGAACTCATAGCAATCCTTCAAATGAAGCAACTGCAACAACACTTGCACCTGTAATCTCCACTCCGCAAAACCAAACTGTAACTCCACCTCCAGTTACAACGCCATCACAAACTCCACCTCAAACCACGCCAACCTCGACTGTAAATAATGTCAAGTTTGATCTTACCGCTCCCGATGGAACACTTCTTGCAGGAATAGTTGCAACACAGGCCGACTATCAACAATTTGTCCTAATTAAAGACCCAAGAACCATACTATCAAATGTAAACACAACATCATTTCCAATAAACAACAATCTCGCAGGATTGTTAAGATACCAAGATCTTCATCCAGTCCAGCAGCAATCAATTCCTACAACAACACCTGTCACAAATACTAGCCAGCCGGTCCAATCAAATCCTCCGCCTCCAGATAATTCTGCACCTGATAAAACACTCGTCAACGGAGTATTGACATCTGTAGTAGCATCTGGAGTCGTAGGTATTATCACATGGTTTGTCAAGACAAAGGTTGCAAGAAAGATTGCAAAAGATTATCACTTTACACTAGAACATGTCTCATCTGGCACTCCACAAATAAGAATACGAAACAGTGGTGAGACAATAGAAGACTGTGTCATACTATGTGGCAAGGATGCATGTGTCTGGGTTGACACTAATCTTGACAGGCCAAGGCATGTCTATGAGGGAAGCGTCTCATCTGCAAAGCTTCCAGAACAATATGATGACAACCCACTTGTCAGCGTAAAAAGCGGCAAAAAGATACTGCGAAGAATAAATCTAGATGAAATGGCTCATGGTTAG